The proteins below are encoded in one region of Nilaparvata lugens isolate BPH chromosome X, ASM1435652v1, whole genome shotgun sequence:
- the LOC120354597 gene encoding protein SON-like — protein TAASSVILQPPLSILHPPLSILQPPLSILQPPLSILQPPLSILQPPLSILQPPLSILQPPLSILQPSLSILQPPLSILQPPLSILQPPLSILQPPLSILQPSLSILQPPLSILQPPLSILQPPLSILQPPLSILQPPLSILQPPLSILQPSLSILQPPLSILSIRVNFVLSYHFGEVSVWKRRVDVKRVLEICIYMENVEEPPQQLRISEEFEDDIKICFVQRNSALENW, from the exons ACTGCAGCCTCCTCTGTCATACTGCAGCCTCCTCTGTCCATACTGCATCCTCCTCTGTCCATACTGCAGCCTCCTCTGTCCATACTGCAGCCTCCTCTGTCCATACTGCAGCCTCCTCTGTCCATACTGCAGCCTCCTCTGTCCATACTGCAGCCTCCTCTGTCCATACTGCAGCCTCCTCTGTCCATACTGCAGCCTTCTCTGTCCATATTGCAGCCTCCTCTGTCCATACTGCAGCCTCCTCTGTCCATACTGCAGCCTCCTCTGTCCATACTGCAGCCTCCTCTGTCCATACTGCAGCCTTCTCTGTCCATATTGCAGCCTCCTCTGTCCATACTGCAGCCTCCTCTGTCCATACTGCAGCCTCCTCTGTCCATACTGCAGCCTCCTCTGTCCATACTGCAGCCTCCTCTGTCCATACTGCAGCCTCCTCTGTCCATACTGCAGCCTTCTCTGTCCATATTGCAGCCTCCTCTGtccatactgtccatcagagtaaatttcGTCCTGTCGTATCATTTCGGCGAGGTATCGGTGTGGAAACgacgggtcgatgtcaaacgag TACTAGAAATATGCATCTATATGGAGAATGTAGAAGAGCCTCCGCAGCAACTAAGGATTTCCGAAGAGTTTGAAGATGATATTAAGATATGTTTCGTACAAAGGAACAGTGCCCTTGAaaattggtag
- the LOC120354598 gene encoding keratin-associated protein 5-2-like, giving the protein MDRGGCSMDRGGCSMDREGCSMDRGGCSMDRGGCSMDRGGCSMDRGGCSMDRGGCSMDRGGCSMDRGAAVWTEEAAVWTKEAAVWKEEVQYGQRSCSMDRGGCSMDRGGCSMDREAAVWTEELQYGQRRL; this is encoded by the coding sequence ATGGACAGAGGAGGCTGCAGTATGGACAGAGGAGGCTGCAGTATGGACAGAGAAGGCTGCAGTATGGACAGAGGAGGCTGCAGTATGGACAGAGGAGGCTGCAGTATGGACAGAGGAGGCTGCAGTATGGACAGAGGAGGCTGCAGTATGGACAGAGGAGGCTGCAGTATGGACAGAGGAGGCTGCAGTATGGACAGAGGAGCTGCAGTATGGACAGAGGAGGCTGCAGTATGGACAAAGGAGGCTGCAGTATGGAAAGAGGAGGTGCAGTATGGACAGAGGAGCTGCAGTATGGACAGAGGAGGCTGCAGTATGGACAGAGGAGGCTGCAGTATGGACAGAGAGGCTGCAGTATGGACAGAGGAGCTGCAGTATGGACAGAGGAGGCTGTAG
- the LOC120354599 gene encoding keratin-associated protein 5-2-like — MDRGGCSMDRGGCSMDRGGCSMDREGCSMDRGGCSMDRGGCSMDRGGCSMDRGGCSEAAVWTEEAAVWTGGCSMDRGGCSMDKGGCSMERGGAVWTEEAAVWTEEAAVWTEEAAVLTEEAAVWTEEAAVWTEKAVV; from the coding sequence ATGGACAGAGGAGGCTGCAGTATGGACAGAGGAGGCTGCAGTATGGACAGAGGAGGCTGCAGTATGGACAGAGAAGGCTGCAGTATGGACAGAGGAGGCTGCAGTATGGACAGAGGAGGCTGCAGTATGGACAGAGGAGGCTGCAGTATGGACAGAGGAGGCTGCAGTGAGGCTGCAGTATGGACAGAGGAGGCTGCAGTATGGACAGGAGGCTGCAGTATGGACAGAGGAGGCTGCAGTATGGACAAAGGAGGCTGCAGTATGGAAAGAGGAGGTGCAGTATGGACAGAGGAGGCTGCAGTATGGACAGAGGAGGCTGCAGTATGGACAGAGGAGGCTGCAGTATTGACAGAGGAGGCTGCAGTATGGACAGAGGAGGCTGCAGTATGGACAGAGAAGGCTGTGGTTtaa